Proteins from one Xenorhabdus griffiniae genomic window:
- a CDS encoding UDP-glucose--hexose-1-phosphate uridylyltransferase, whose translation MPKIRFNTVDFPHRRYNPLTDKWIIVSPHRTERPWSGIDEKPLHVALPSYDEHCFLCPNNTRASGNINPDYQDVYLFQNDYSALLPERFDIHPTDNPLFKIEPVRGVCRVLCFSPDHSKTLPELPLEQIRRVIDAWNAQIEELSQRYIWIQVFENKGEMMGCSQPHPHGQIWASDFLPDELARKDERLRQYYCQQGTNLLMDYIDAERKDGARTVVETEYWLAVVPYWAVWPFETMLLPKSHIRRMNELTEAQRDDLAVAIKKLTSRYDNLFQCAFPYSMGWHFAPFFEHQRDTNLKSQKHNIDHWQLHALFYPPLLRSSSVRKFMVGYEMLAEAQRDLTPEQAAQRLRNVSDIHFKVR comes from the coding sequence ATGCCAAAGATACGATTCAATACTGTTGATTTTCCACACAGGCGATACAATCCTTTGACGGATAAATGGATTATTGTTTCACCACACCGAACAGAACGACCGTGGAGCGGAATTGATGAAAAACCTCTCCACGTCGCCTTGCCAAGTTACGATGAACACTGTTTTTTATGTCCGAACAATACCCGCGCTTCAGGTAATATCAATCCAGATTATCAGGACGTCTATCTATTCCAGAATGATTATTCTGCCTTGTTACCGGAACGCTTTGATATTCATCCTACCGATAACCCATTATTTAAAATTGAGCCAGTAAGGGGTGTTTGTCGGGTACTCTGTTTTTCTCCTGATCACAGCAAGACATTACCAGAGCTACCATTGGAGCAAATCCGCCGTGTCATTGATGCATGGAATGCGCAGATTGAAGAATTGAGCCAGCGTTATATTTGGATTCAGGTTTTTGAGAATAAAGGCGAAATGATGGGGTGTTCCCAGCCTCATCCTCATGGGCAGATTTGGGCCAGTGATTTCCTGCCTGATGAGCTGGCTCGTAAAGATGAACGGTTGCGGCAATATTATTGCCAGCAAGGAACTAACTTATTGATGGATTATATCGATGCTGAGCGCAAAGATGGTGCACGTACGGTCGTGGAAACCGAATATTGGCTTGCGGTTGTACCTTATTGGGCGGTATGGCCATTTGAAACTATGCTGTTGCCGAAAAGTCATATCCGTCGCATGAATGAACTGACAGAGGCACAACGTGATGACCTGGCGGTGGCGATTAAAAAATTGACCAGTCGCTATGATAATCTGTTTCAATGCGCTTTTCCCTATTCAATGGGCTGGCATTTTGCGCCCTTCTTCGAGCATCAACGCGATACCAATCTTAAATCACAAAAACACAATATTGATCACTGGCAATTACATGCACTGTTTTATCCGCCGTTATTACGGTCATCCAGCGTCCGTAAGTTTATGGTGGGTTATGAAATGTTGGCGGAAGCTCAGCGTGATTTGACGCCAGAACAGGCCGCCCAGCGGTTACGGAATGTCAGCGACATTCATTTTAAGGTACGCTGA